The following proteins are encoded in a genomic region of Gemmatimonadaceae bacterium:
- a CDS encoding ABC transporter ATP-binding protein encodes MTAPRHPTTNGKPERLTWRERFAAMRYVPALLVLVWQTDRLLTLATAVLRVVRAFVPVATLWIGKLIIDEVIRARGAAPNWRRLALLVGIELAIAVGSDALGRASQLVEGLLGDLFTNRMSIRLMEHAATLDLAQFEDPEFYDHLERARRNTTGRIGLLAQVLSLAQDGLTMMTLSAALLAFSVWLFFLLVIATLPALVGEAHFASLQYSLLFRRTPERRQLDYLRYVGASVETAKEVQIFGLAPWLIGRYRQLSDLFYDENRILSYKRAGIGALLSLLGTAGYYAAYVLMLVRAVLGTISVGTLTFLAGSFQRGRSSIQSLLLGVSSVAEQALYLKDLFTFFEMKPTITARLGAPPVPRPVREGFVFEDVGFSYPGSDRWAVRHINLTLTPGERVAFVGLNGAGKTTLVKLLSRLYDPTEGRILLDGRDLRDYDLASVRQAVGVIFQDFVRYDMRFDENIAVGEIDSAREYLDQAPRADDATIEPHPAVASAAERSLAASLLPRLPARYRQMLGRRFEQGVDLSGGEWQKVALGRAYMRDAQLLILDEPTAALDARAEYEVFVRFAELIGGRMAILISHRFSTVRMADRIIVLQNGTITEQGTHEELVTGGGLYAELFDMQASGYR; translated from the coding sequence ATGACTGCTCCACGACATCCGACGACAAACGGCAAGCCCGAACGTCTCACCTGGCGCGAGCGATTCGCCGCGATGCGGTACGTGCCGGCGCTGCTCGTCCTGGTCTGGCAGACCGATCGCCTCCTGACGCTCGCGACGGCGGTGCTCCGCGTCGTGCGCGCGTTCGTGCCCGTCGCGACGCTCTGGATCGGCAAGCTCATTATCGATGAAGTGATTCGCGCGCGCGGCGCGGCACCGAATTGGCGGCGACTCGCCCTCCTCGTCGGCATCGAGCTCGCCATCGCCGTCGGTAGCGACGCGCTCGGCCGCGCTTCCCAGCTCGTCGAAGGTTTGCTCGGTGATCTCTTCACCAACCGGATGAGTATCCGGCTAATGGAGCACGCGGCGACGCTCGACCTCGCGCAGTTCGAGGATCCCGAATTCTACGATCACCTCGAGCGGGCGCGACGCAACACCACGGGGCGAATCGGTCTGCTCGCGCAGGTGCTGAGCCTCGCGCAGGATGGCTTGACGATGATGACGCTCAGCGCCGCGCTCCTCGCGTTCAGCGTGTGGCTCTTCTTCCTTCTCGTGATCGCGACCCTGCCGGCCCTCGTCGGCGAGGCGCACTTCGCGTCGCTCCAGTATTCCCTCCTCTTTCGCCGAACACCCGAGCGCCGACAACTCGACTACCTGCGCTACGTGGGCGCGAGCGTCGAGACTGCAAAAGAAGTACAGATCTTCGGTCTCGCGCCGTGGCTCATCGGCCGGTACCGGCAGCTGTCGGATCTGTTCTATGACGAGAACAGGATTCTTTCATATAAGAGAGCCGGAATCGGCGCTCTCCTCTCGTTGCTCGGCACGGCGGGATATTACGCCGCATACGTCCTGATGCTCGTCCGCGCGGTCCTCGGAACAATCAGCGTCGGAACGCTCACCTTCCTCGCGGGGTCGTTCCAACGCGGACGCAGCTCGATTCAAAGTCTCTTATTGGGCGTGAGCTCGGTTGCCGAGCAAGCGTTGTACCTCAAGGACCTCTTCACCTTCTTCGAGATGAAGCCGACGATCACGGCTCGGCTGGGCGCTCCGCCGGTACCGAGGCCGGTCCGTGAGGGATTCGTCTTCGAGGACGTCGGGTTCTCGTATCCCGGAAGCGATCGGTGGGCCGTTAGGCACATCAACTTGACGCTCACGCCTGGCGAGCGCGTCGCTTTCGTTGGCCTCAACGGTGCCGGCAAGACGACGCTCGTGAAACTGCTCAGCCGTCTCTACGATCCAACGGAAGGGCGCATTCTCCTCGACGGGCGCGATCTTCGCGACTACGATCTCGCGTCGGTTCGACAGGCAGTGGGCGTGATCTTTCAGGATTTCGTGCGCTACGACATGCGCTTCGACGAGAACATTGCCGTCGGCGAGATCGACAGCGCGCGCGAATATCTCGACCAGGCACCTCGGGCCGACGACGCGACGATCGAGCCGCATCCGGCGGTCGCGAGCGCCGCCGAGCGGTCGCTGGCGGCATCGCTTCTGCCGCGGCTTCCCGCACGCTATCGGCAGATGCTCGGCCGCCGGTTCGAGCAGGGCGTCGATCTCTCGGGTGGCGAATGGCAGAAGGTGGCGCTCGGGCGCGCGTACATGCGCGATGCGCAGCTACTCATCCTCGACGAGCCGACGGCGGCGCTCGACGCGCGCGCCGAGTACGAGGTCTTCGTCCGCTTTGCGGAGCTGATCGGCGGCCGCATGGCGATTCTCATCTCGCATCGTTTTTCGACGGTGCGCATGGCCGATCGAATCATCGTGCTGCAGAATGGCACGATCACGGAGCAGGGGACGCACGAGGAGTTGGTCACTGGCGGCGGCTTGTACGCCGAGCTGTTCGACATGCAGGCGTCGGGGTACCGGTGA